In Vicia villosa cultivar HV-30 ecotype Madison, WI unplaced genomic scaffold, Vvil1.0 ctg.001969F_1_1, whole genome shotgun sequence, one genomic interval encodes:
- the LOC131637353 gene encoding MYB-like transcription factor EOBII: MDKKECSSSQDPDVRKGPWTMEEDLILINYIANHGEGVWNSLAKSAGLKRTGKSCRLRWLNYLRPDVRRGNITPEEQLLIIELHAKWGNRWSKIAKHLPGRTDNEIKNYWRTRIQKHIKQADQQNSQQQQQSSSDVQINDNNENNNNQVASSSQIPNTAEPMDTSSNNIMSPPSYQGILEPFSSHQFPTISDQSSSCTNDNNYWSMEDLLSLQLLNGD, encoded by the exons ATGGACAAAAAAGAGTGCAGTTCTTCACAAGATCCTGATGTTCGAAAGGGACCTTGGACAATGGAAGAAGACTTGATCTTGATCAACTATATTGCAAATCATGGTGAAGGTGTTTGGAACTCCTTGGCAAAATCTGctg GTCTTAAACGTACCGGAAAGAGTTGCAGACTTCGGTGGCTAAATTATCTTCGACCCGATGTTAGACGAGGGAATATTACACCCGAGGAACAACTCTTGATCATAGAACTACATGCAAAATGGGGAAACAG GTGGTCGAAAATCGCGAAACATCTACCGGGACGAACCGATAACGAGATAAAGAACTATTGGAGGACAAGGATTCAGAAGCATATCAAACAAGCTGATCAACAAAActctcagcaacaacaacagaGTTCTTCTGATGTTCAAATAAATGacaataatgaaaataataacaATCAAGTAGCAAGCTCTAGCCAAATTCCCAACACAGCTGAACCTATGGACACCAGCAGCAATAATATTATGTCACCTCCTTCTTACCAAGGAATTTTGGAACCATTTTCATCTCATCAGTTTCCTACAATCTCAGATCAATCAAGTTCTTGCACCAATGACAATAACTACTGGAGCATGGAAGATCTCTTGTCTTTGCAATTACTTAATGGAGATTAA
- the LOC131637360 gene encoding uncharacterized protein LOC131637360, producing the protein MIIDRMALNNLQTQHDRSPSQRKSGVLELKTNDAILAQNKIHSQQVELLTKQMSKLPQQMKEIHGMQMTSQVASCELCKGDHPTGFCPPPDGEEVNYVNNQHQGYQRQPPYQHQVSMENQKTNVTAIKNLENQVGQLAKQLAEQQTGPSFSTNTQPNPKEYCKAILTRSGKEVSNRERKEIVVEDDGFVVVEDEKDEIVVEKEKEKEGEEVAEKEKNVKKKKREGKGQLQINIPFAEALEHMPKYAKFLKDILTKKKRYPDNETIMLDAQCSAIIQRTLPRKETDLGRVILPVTIGGTYIGNGLIDLGSSINLIPLSIIKRLGNIEMKSTRMTLQLADKSTISPYGVAQDILVKVDKFLFPVDFVVVDMEEDRDVPLILGRPFMKTARMMIDIDDGLMKVRVQDEEVTKRGK; encoded by the exons ATGATAATTGATCGTATGGCACTCAATAATCTCCAAACTCAACATGATAGGAGTCCATCACAAAGGAAGTCGGGTGTTCTTGAATTAAAAACCAATGATGCTATCCTCGCTCAAAACAAAATTCATTCTCAACAAGTTGAGTTACTCACCAAGCAAATGTCAAAGCTCCCACAACAAATGAAGGAAATTCATGGAATGCAAATGACTTCTCAAGTAGCAAGTTGTGAACTTTGCAAAGGTGACCACCCTACCGGCTTTTGTCCACCACCCGACGGAGAGGAAGTTAATTATGTGAACAACCAACATCAAGGCTATCAAAGACAACCTCCGTACCaacatcaag TTTCTATGGAGAATCAAAAGACTAATGTGACTGCCATAAAGAACTTAGAAAATCAAGTGGGGCAGCTTGCAAAACAATTGGCCGAACAACAAACGGGACCTTCTTTTTCCACAAACACTCAACCTAACCCAAAGGAGTATTGCAAGGCAATCCTTACAAGGAGTGGCAAGGAGGTGAGTAATAGGGAGAGGAAGGAAATAGTAGTGGAGGATGatggatttgttgttgttgaagatgaGAAGGATGAGATAGTggtggaaaaagaaaaagaaaaagaaggggaGGAAGTAGccgaaaaagagaaaaatgtgaagaagaagaaaagagaaggAAAAGGA CAACTTCAAATAAATATTCCATTCGCCGAAGCATTAGAACACATGCCAAAATATGCAAAATTCTTGAAGGACATTCTCACCAAAAAGAAACGATATCCGGACAACGAAACCATTATgcttgatgctcaatgtagtgctatcatTCAAAGAACTCTTCCAAGAAAAGAAACCGATCTGGGACGAGTCATCTTACCGGTCACCATTGGAGGTACTTATATTGGCAATGGTCTAATTGATTTGGGTTCTAGCATTAATCTCATTCCTTTGTCTATCATAAAGAGATTGGGGAATATTGAAATGAAGTCTACCCGAATGACATTACAACTAGCCGATAAGTCCACAATCTCACCTTATGGAGTTGCTCAAGACATATTGGTAaaagttgacaaatttttgtttccggtagattttgtggtgGTGGATATGGAAGAAGATAGAGATGTTCCGTTGATTCTTGGAAGGCCATTtatgaaaacagcccggatgatgatagacattgatgacgGACTCATGAAAGTGCGGGTGCAAGATGAGGAAGTCACCAAAAGAGGAAAATAG